A window of the Synechococcus sp. LTW-R genome harbors these coding sequences:
- the rdgB gene encoding RdgB/HAM1 family non-canonical purine NTP pyrophosphatase — protein MTTLVIASGNAGKVREFGQLLEGLGLNTQPQPEGIEVEETGATFAANARLKAEAVAKATGQWALADDSGLSVDALGGAPGVHSARYAATDAARIERLLQELNAAGADAPSSRSACFTAALALADPSGRVVLEVEGHCPGEILRERRGDGGFGYDPVFYVAEAGLCFAEMSKELKAELGHRGKAVQRLKAGIRKLL, from the coding sequence ATGACCACCCTGGTGATCGCCAGCGGTAATGCCGGCAAAGTGCGTGAGTTCGGCCAGCTGCTGGAGGGCCTGGGCCTCAACACCCAACCCCAGCCCGAAGGGATCGAGGTCGAGGAGACCGGTGCCACTTTTGCCGCCAACGCACGCCTGAAAGCTGAAGCCGTTGCAAAGGCAACGGGGCAGTGGGCCCTGGCCGACGACTCGGGACTGAGCGTGGATGCTTTAGGTGGCGCGCCTGGAGTGCACTCGGCCCGCTACGCCGCCACCGACGCCGCACGCATTGAGCGGCTGCTCCAGGAGCTCAACGCAGCCGGTGCGGACGCCCCAAGCTCGCGGTCAGCATGCTTTACCGCGGCTCTGGCTCTCGCTGACCCCAGCGGGCGCGTGGTTCTGGAAGTGGAAGGACATTGTCCCGGAGAAATCCTGAGAGAACGGCGCGGTGATGGAGGGTTTGGTTATGACCCCGTCTTTTACGTTGCAGAAGCTGGACTCTGCTTTGCAGAAATGTCCAAAGAGCTGAAGGCGGAATTGGGCCATCGTGGAAAAGCAGTCCAACGACTGAAAGCCGGGATCAGGAAGCTCCTCTGA
- a CDS encoding TM0106 family RecB-like putative nuclease, with product MPGQILLTDRLLRSWLRCKRRAWLDCHGDSSQRHWTSHRELQLDEQRRSFATLFPERPGHGEAAARAGAPALVGLRLKGDGVEAHPPLLQRVKGSSRWGAHSYRPVLFRPGRRTTREHRYVLALWGRLLAEVQEAPVRTALVLSGSGRGLQQETVPLAGSLPRQLDEALERLAADLRRPTPPPLVADRKKCVLCSWKSSCDQVAAAEGHLSEVSGIGAKRRDMLLELGIDRLTALAQADPSDLADRLMTYGEQHAEIAPQLVTQAQVQAKAEPLRRDPLVALPELADAPGVLIYDIESDPDARDDFLHGFVRLPRNPDGSWPDLAQASEAPYHPILALLEHGEERLWERLMRLLEAYPDWPVLHFGETEVLALVKMGQRLGVRERELKALRARMLDVHQRLRQHWWMPTNSYGLKAVASWLGFRWSQPGVDGARALLWWRRWRLGGAGADGRGSRQNLRRIFRYNHDDALATWVVARWLFEENGN from the coding sequence GTGCCTGGCCAAATCCTGCTGACCGACCGGCTGTTGCGCAGTTGGCTGCGCTGCAAGCGCCGCGCCTGGCTGGATTGCCACGGCGACAGCAGCCAGCGCCATTGGACCTCCCACCGGGAGTTGCAGCTGGATGAGCAGCGCCGCAGTTTTGCCACCTTGTTTCCAGAGCGCCCGGGCCACGGCGAGGCGGCGGCCCGCGCGGGAGCTCCGGCACTGGTGGGCTTGCGTCTGAAGGGTGATGGTGTTGAAGCGCACCCCCCTCTCCTGCAACGGGTCAAAGGCTCCAGTCGATGGGGAGCCCACAGCTACCGGCCGGTTCTGTTCCGGCCCGGCCGGCGCACCACCCGTGAGCACCGCTATGTCTTGGCCCTCTGGGGTCGATTGTTGGCGGAGGTGCAAGAGGCACCAGTGCGAACGGCCTTGGTCCTTTCGGGCTCCGGGCGCGGCTTGCAGCAAGAGACCGTTCCCCTGGCCGGCAGCCTCCCGCGTCAATTGGATGAGGCGCTGGAGCGCCTTGCCGCTGACCTGCGCCGGCCCACCCCGCCGCCGTTGGTGGCGGATCGCAAGAAGTGCGTGCTCTGCAGCTGGAAGTCCAGCTGCGATCAAGTGGCGGCGGCGGAAGGGCACCTCAGCGAGGTCAGCGGCATTGGCGCGAAGCGGCGCGACATGTTGCTTGAGCTGGGGATTGATCGCCTGACGGCCCTGGCTCAGGCTGATCCAAGCGATCTGGCCGATCGGCTGATGACCTACGGCGAGCAGCACGCCGAAATTGCCCCGCAGCTGGTGACCCAGGCCCAGGTGCAGGCGAAGGCCGAACCGCTGCGGCGTGATCCCCTGGTGGCTTTGCCGGAATTGGCGGATGCCCCTGGGGTGCTGATCTACGACATCGAATCTGATCCCGATGCCCGGGACGATTTCTTGCACGGCTTTGTGCGCCTGCCCCGCAATCCCGATGGCAGCTGGCCGGATCTGGCTCAGGCGTCAGAAGCGCCCTATCACCCAATACTGGCCTTGCTCGAGCACGGCGAAGAGCGGCTGTGGGAGCGTCTGATGCGTCTGCTCGAGGCCTATCCCGATTGGCCGGTGTTGCACTTCGGTGAGACGGAGGTCTTGGCCCTGGTGAAGATGGGCCAGCGCCTCGGGGTGCGCGAGCGGGAGCTCAAGGCGTTGCGGGCCCGGATGCTGGATGTGCATCAGCGTCTGCGCCAGCACTGGTGGATGCCCACCAACAGCTATGGCCTCAAAGCCGTGGCCAGCTGGCTCGGTTTCCGCTGGAGTCAGCCGGGGGTTGATGGTGCTCGGGCGCTGCTCTGGTGGCGGCGCTGGCGCCTGGGGGGAGCCGGCGCCGATGGCCGCGGCTCCCGCCAAAACCTGCGCCGGATCTTCCGCTACAACCACGACGACGCCCTGGCCACTTGGGTCGTGGCGCGCTGGCTGTTTGAGGAGAACGGGAATTAG
- a CDS encoding folate-binding protein YgfZ: MSAASRWGTPVSLIRLEGSDTRRFLHGQSSQAIELAQPGTCLATCLISPTARMRGLALVAVDDTGADLIVIAGDGETIRSGLDRVLFPADNVRLGAVEPATLWQWQSDIEVEGAELLRPGVDLGSGRAAAALLQRSGSELPSWLGALPQWSSEQVESNRLHHGMPAVPGELNDDTNPFELGLADWVSLNKGCYVGQETLAKLATYDGVKQQLRSWQSTEAVEPGTTLINAAGERAGVVTSAQGNRGLALIRRSCLDATSLQAGTVSLSLSKPLGFIDPPVGAGGQG, translated from the coding sequence ATGAGCGCAGCCAGCCGCTGGGGCACCCCCGTCAGCTTGATTCGCCTAGAGGGCAGCGACACCCGTCGCTTCCTGCACGGCCAAAGCAGCCAAGCGATTGAGCTGGCCCAGCCCGGCACCTGCCTCGCCACCTGCTTGATCAGTCCCACGGCCCGCATGCGCGGCCTGGCCCTGGTGGCCGTGGATGACACCGGCGCCGATCTGATCGTGATCGCCGGCGACGGCGAGACCATCCGCAGCGGCTTGGATCGCGTGCTCTTCCCGGCCGACAACGTGCGCCTGGGGGCAGTGGAACCCGCCACCCTCTGGCAATGGCAAAGCGATATCGAAGTCGAGGGCGCCGAGCTGTTGCGACCTGGCGTCGACCTCGGCAGCGGTCGCGCTGCAGCAGCCCTGCTGCAGCGATCTGGATCCGAACTGCCGTCTTGGCTGGGAGCCCTGCCGCAATGGTCCAGTGAACAGGTGGAATCGAACCGGCTCCACCACGGAATGCCCGCAGTACCCGGTGAACTCAACGACGACACCAATCCGTTTGAGCTCGGCCTGGCGGACTGGGTGAGCCTGAACAAAGGCTGCTACGTGGGCCAAGAGACCCTCGCGAAACTCGCCACCTACGACGGGGTCAAGCAGCAGCTGCGCTCTTGGCAAAGCACTGAAGCCGTTGAGCCAGGTACCACCCTGATCAACGCTGCAGGTGAACGCGCTGGTGTGGTGACCTCGGCACAAGGCAACCGGGGCCTGGCGTTGATCCGGCGGTCTTGCCTGGATGCGACCTCACTCCAAGCCGGGACGGTCTCGCTGAGCCTGAGCAAGCCGTTGGGCTTCATCGATCCGCCGGTGGGAGCGGGCGGTCAGGGCTAA
- a CDS encoding Gfo/Idh/MocA family protein, which yields MKPVRVGVIGIGNMGWHHARVLSLLKDAELVGVADPDPDRGQLAVEQFSCRWFADYADLLKEVEAVCIAVPTLLHHRVGMACFDAGVHVLIEKPIAATQDEASDLIRAAKAAGRLLQVGHIERFNPAFRELIKVVAGEEVVVLEARRHSPNPDRANDVSVVLDLMIHDIDLVLELAQAPVVRLAAAGGRSADGPIDYVNATLGFSNGIVASLTSSKMAHRKIRSLSAHCRGALVETDFLNRSLQIHRRTHQSFSADHGELLYRNDGFIEEVSTSPVDPLVAELEHFLQCVRGQEKPAVDGPQASRALLLADLIEQSVDNSNICISLPSPI from the coding sequence ATGAAGCCAGTCCGCGTTGGAGTGATCGGAATTGGAAATATGGGCTGGCACCACGCCCGGGTGCTCAGCTTGCTCAAGGATGCCGAGCTCGTTGGTGTCGCTGACCCGGACCCCGATCGCGGCCAGCTGGCGGTGGAGCAGTTCAGTTGCCGCTGGTTCGCTGACTACGCCGATCTCCTCAAAGAGGTCGAAGCCGTGTGCATCGCGGTGCCGACGCTGCTGCATCACAGGGTCGGTATGGCCTGCTTTGACGCCGGGGTCCACGTCCTGATCGAGAAGCCGATCGCGGCAACCCAAGACGAGGCCTCCGATCTGATTCGAGCCGCCAAGGCAGCCGGTCGATTGCTGCAGGTCGGTCACATCGAGCGCTTCAATCCAGCCTTCCGTGAGCTGATCAAGGTGGTGGCTGGAGAAGAGGTTGTGGTGCTGGAGGCGCGTCGACATAGCCCCAATCCCGATCGCGCCAACGATGTATCAGTGGTCCTGGATCTGATGATTCACGACATCGATTTGGTGCTCGAGCTGGCCCAGGCGCCGGTTGTGCGTCTCGCCGCCGCAGGCGGCCGCAGCGCCGATGGCCCGATTGATTACGTCAATGCCACCTTAGGATTTTCTAACGGCATCGTAGCTAGTCTGACCTCTAGCAAGATGGCCCATCGCAAGATCCGGAGTCTTTCGGCCCACTGCCGTGGTGCTCTTGTGGAAACAGATTTTCTCAATCGCAGCTTGCAGATCCATCGGCGTACCCATCAGTCCTTCAGTGCCGACCATGGTGAGTTGCTTTATCGGAACGATGGTTTTATCGAAGAAGTAAGCACATCTCCGGTAGATCCGCTAGTGGCCGAATTAGAGCATTTCTTGCAGTGCGTTCGCGGACAAGAAAAGCCTGCTGTAGACGGCCCACAGGCATCGCGCGCTTTGCTACTTGCCGATCTAATTGAACAGTCAGTCGACAACTCTAATATATGCATAAGCTTGCCAAGCCCCATATGA
- a CDS encoding DegT/DnrJ/EryC1/StrS family aminotransferase yields MRISRGSIHHEIHEDILSLIHSCVDPGLSKAASAKQKTEVEDAITLYFRTKDSKLYTLARTALLEILLSLDLEKGSKVLMTPINIYPMKEVIEHVGCTPIFVDIDPGHAFLPSLDDLEKQLRMKPACFLITHLFGMAGNIEEIAELCRRYDVILIEDISQSIGARYNGKHLGTFGDFAICSCSITKYLDAYGGGFALINDNHSNFASSSLNALEMRPPSRRRLTSSIFTTLAWNIALSLSFFSVFTYPVLRIVLRLDKKLYGRLLGAKIKEMGSDTLPSFYTEDISVLQARMIARGLERLDYIIRQRRECFDKFSEAYEAVHGCRYIIGTDIELEDISSYHVYWQVLLPVGKQDNARYQLLKLGIETGGTNLPVLGSESVSESWRIKNNMLFVPLHKGLGVNDYASIISAYKLLG; encoded by the coding sequence ATGCGAATCTCTAGGGGCAGCATTCATCACGAGATTCACGAAGACATCTTAAGTCTCATTCACTCATGCGTAGATCCTGGATTGTCTAAAGCTGCGAGCGCAAAGCAGAAGACAGAGGTTGAAGACGCTATAACACTCTACTTTAGAACTAAGGATTCGAAGCTTTATACGCTCGCAAGGACAGCTTTGCTTGAGATCTTGCTATCACTTGACCTCGAGAAAGGATCTAAAGTCTTAATGACGCCGATCAATATATATCCCATGAAAGAAGTTATTGAGCACGTTGGATGTACGCCTATATTTGTGGATATTGATCCAGGGCATGCTTTCCTCCCTAGCCTCGATGATTTAGAAAAGCAGTTAAGGATGAAGCCTGCATGCTTTTTGATAACACACCTATTTGGGATGGCTGGAAATATAGAAGAGATCGCAGAGCTTTGCCGAAGATATGATGTTATCCTGATCGAGGATATATCACAATCGATTGGAGCAAGATACAACGGTAAGCATTTAGGGACTTTTGGTGATTTCGCTATCTGTAGCTGCTCGATTACAAAGTATCTAGATGCTTACGGCGGCGGTTTTGCGTTGATAAATGACAATCATTCGAACTTCGCAAGTTCTAGCCTTAATGCCTTAGAGATGAGGCCACCATCAAGACGTAGATTGACTTCAAGTATTTTTACAACCTTAGCGTGGAATATTGCGTTAAGTTTGTCTTTTTTCTCGGTTTTTACTTATCCGGTTCTTAGAATAGTCTTGCGCCTAGATAAGAAGCTATATGGCAGACTCTTAGGGGCCAAGATCAAAGAGATGGGCTCAGATACGCTGCCTAGTTTTTACACAGAAGACATTAGTGTATTGCAGGCGAGGATGATTGCGAGGGGACTTGAGCGCCTAGACTATATTATTAGACAGAGGCGAGAATGTTTTGATAAGTTTTCGGAGGCTTATGAAGCCGTACATGGATGTCGATATATAATTGGGACAGATATTGAATTAGAGGATATTAGTTCCTATCATGTTTATTGGCAGGTTCTCTTGCCAGTCGGTAAGCAAGACAATGCGCGTTATCAGCTGCTAAAACTCGGGATCGAAACGGGTGGTACAAATCTACCCGTCCTTGGCTCTGAATCTGTATCTGAAAGTTGGAGGATCAAGAACAATATGCTGTTTGTTCCTCTTCACAAAGGGCTAGGTGTCAATGACTATGCTTCAATAATCAGTGCTTACAAACTTCTCGGTTAA
- a CDS encoding 3-dehydroquinate synthase, which yields MKKYINAFVGSDSYPILIGCGVLEELSDYLASAQCVAIVCDKYFESSLSSPIASTSILADYPVFYLDGGIDAKGLVAVQAIVDWLFSLSFPRDGLLVAIGGGVIGDLVGFVASAYMRGVSLVHVPTTTTAMIDSSVGGKTGINYRNQVNLLGSYYNPVATFMELAFLTSLDERDYKAGLCEALKMALTSDSRMVASFEANSTSIMSRDLQDLAEVVYWSVSTKLRHVSEDLKEKSIRLLLNYGHTFGQSIESFYGLSHSSLRHGEAVSLGMVVAASLSDQLRSAKEPLRLSRSSLLQVTKSVLKSFGLPRALCDLGLDQYPTPNELVEGLVNDKKRVASGSRFVVLNAVGDASVLTVTDPQLLLNSFKAIA from the coding sequence ATGAAAAAGTATATCAATGCATTTGTTGGTAGTGATAGTTATCCAATCCTGATCGGATGCGGTGTTCTAGAGGAGCTCAGCGATTATCTCGCTTCTGCTCAGTGCGTGGCAATCGTATGCGACAAATACTTTGAGTCGTCTTTAAGTTCTCCGATTGCTTCTACCTCGATACTCGCTGACTATCCTGTTTTCTATCTTGATGGCGGTATCGATGCCAAGGGATTAGTGGCTGTCCAGGCCATTGTTGATTGGCTCTTTAGTCTTTCATTTCCTAGAGATGGTCTGCTTGTGGCCATCGGTGGAGGTGTTATCGGCGATCTTGTTGGCTTCGTTGCCAGTGCCTACATGCGTGGCGTGTCGTTGGTTCACGTTCCGACAACAACGACGGCGATGATTGACAGCTCCGTTGGGGGAAAGACGGGTATTAACTATCGGAATCAGGTCAATCTCTTGGGCTCTTATTATAATCCTGTGGCAACTTTTATGGAGCTTGCTTTTTTGACTTCTCTTGATGAAAGGGACTACAAGGCAGGCCTTTGCGAAGCTCTCAAAATGGCACTGACGTCTGATTCGAGAATGGTAGCTTCATTTGAAGCTAATTCCACTTCTATTATGTCGCGAGATCTTCAGGATTTGGCAGAGGTCGTATACTGGTCTGTTTCGACAAAGCTTCGTCATGTTTCTGAAGATCTGAAAGAAAAATCTATACGCCTTCTGCTTAATTATGGCCATACCTTCGGACAGTCGATCGAGTCCTTTTATGGCTTGTCTCATTCCTCGCTGCGTCACGGTGAAGCGGTTTCTCTAGGCATGGTCGTTGCCGCTTCCCTTTCTGATCAATTAAGGTCCGCAAAAGAGCCTCTTCGTTTGTCTCGATCTTCATTGCTGCAAGTTACAAAGTCGGTTCTTAAAAGTTTTGGTTTGCCACGGGCTCTTTGCGACCTTGGACTGGATCAATATCCCACTCCCAACGAATTGGTTGAGGGTCTTGTTAATGACAAAAAGCGTGTTGCATCTGGTTCTAGATTTGTTGTCCTGAATGCTGTTGGTGATGCGTCTGTTTTGACGGTAACTGATCCGCAGCTTCTTTTGAATTCATTTAAGGCTATTGCTTAG
- a CDS encoding hemolysin family protein, producing the protein MRFLAPAALLILLAFFAASEFALIRLRPTRVQLLQEDGHAGASAVARLQRRLRRALVATQLGMAMALLALGWSGRALAERLSTASSQQVWWDFGVFAVLVLLATLVGGLVPKAWVLHRPEATALRLAPVLENLIRTLAPFLAVVERLGDGVLRLLGLPRNWDQLVPALSAGELETLIESDSVTGLMPDERDMLEGLFSLRDTQVREVMVPRSGMVTLPLEVRFGELMEAVHTTHHARFPVLGSSLDDVRGVLDLRRLAEPIAKGLLQRDTPLAPYVTPVTKVQETTPVADLLPLIRSGQPLLLVVDEHGGTEGLVTISDFTSEIVGEEEDPENPEEDLQQLQDHSWLVAGDLEIYELNRELNLQLPESDEHHTLAGFLLERLQHIPSPGESVFWKGHQFEVLAMDGPRIERVEISRRLAESSSEHDL; encoded by the coding sequence ATGCGATTCCTGGCTCCGGCGGCCCTGCTGATCCTGCTGGCCTTCTTCGCGGCGTCCGAGTTTGCGCTGATCCGCCTGCGCCCGACCCGGGTTCAGTTGCTGCAGGAGGACGGTCACGCTGGAGCCTCCGCCGTTGCCCGCCTGCAGCGTCGTTTGCGCCGGGCCTTAGTGGCGACCCAGCTCGGTATGGCCATGGCGCTGTTGGCTCTGGGCTGGAGCGGCCGTGCACTGGCGGAGCGCCTCTCGACCGCTTCCAGCCAGCAGGTCTGGTGGGACTTTGGCGTGTTTGCCGTGTTGGTGCTGCTGGCCACCCTGGTGGGTGGGTTGGTGCCGAAAGCTTGGGTTCTGCACAGGCCGGAGGCCACCGCCCTGCGCCTGGCTCCGGTTCTGGAGAACTTGATTCGAACCCTGGCTCCATTTTTGGCCGTAGTGGAGCGCCTCGGCGATGGAGTGTTGCGTCTGCTGGGTTTGCCCCGCAACTGGGACCAGTTGGTGCCTGCCCTCTCCGCCGGTGAGCTGGAAACGCTGATTGAGTCCGACAGCGTCACCGGCTTGATGCCTGATGAACGGGACATGTTGGAAGGGCTCTTCTCCCTGCGCGACACCCAGGTCAGGGAGGTGATGGTGCCCCGTTCCGGAATGGTCACCCTGCCGCTTGAGGTGCGGTTTGGCGAATTGATGGAAGCGGTCCACACGACCCATCACGCCCGTTTCCCCGTCCTTGGCAGTTCCCTTGATGACGTGCGTGGGGTGCTGGACCTGCGCCGTCTGGCTGAGCCGATTGCCAAGGGCCTGCTGCAGCGCGATACGCCTCTGGCTCCCTACGTCACCCCGGTGACCAAGGTGCAAGAAACCACCCCGGTGGCGGATTTGCTGCCCTTAATTCGCAGTGGTCAGCCGCTGCTGTTGGTGGTGGACGAGCACGGCGGTACGGAGGGTTTGGTCACCATTTCTGACTTCACCAGCGAGATCGTCGGCGAGGAAGAGGATCCCGAAAACCCTGAGGAGGATCTGCAGCAGCTACAGGACCACAGCTGGCTGGTGGCCGGCGATCTCGAGATTTATGAGCTCAACCGGGAGCTCAACCTCCAACTGCCGGAATCCGATGAGCACCACACCTTGGCCGGTTTTCTTCTGGAGCGCCTTCAGCACATCCCCTCACCGGGGGAAAGTGTGTTTTGGAAGGGGCATCAGTTCGAGGTCCTGGCGATGGATGGCCCTCGGATTGAACGTGTAGAGATCAGTCGCCGTTTGGCTGAATCCAGCAGCGAACACGACCTCTGA
- the rffA gene encoding dTDP-4-amino-4,6-dideoxygalactose transaminase, with protein MSAKEVPFNKPYLTGDEIRFIQDAHHRGQLSGDGYYTGLCSQWIKNNLNCGKVLLTHSCTAALEMSALLGNLSEGDEVIMPSYTFVSTANAFVLRGIRPIFVDIRPDTLNIDETKIEAAITSKTKAIVVVHYAGVACELDAIIAIAQRHELLLVEDAAQAFLSKYKDEYLGTFGNLATFSFHETKNIISGEGGALIINEKELFVRSEIIREKGTNRSQFFRGEIDKYNWVDLGSSFLPGEIVSAFLWGQLKSAFKITSTRIEYWNEYHLAFSSYEAKGILTRPWVPSHCTHNAHMYYLIFEKPDVRSFFIKEMKDRGIHCVFHYVPLHNSPFVKGKFPEVQSLPVTERVSDCLVRLPMWIGMDQSLILKHAKEVLNCI; from the coding sequence ATGTCAGCCAAAGAAGTCCCATTCAATAAGCCGTACCTAACTGGTGATGAGATTCGGTTTATTCAAGATGCTCATCATAGGGGGCAGCTGTCTGGAGATGGTTACTATACTGGTCTATGTAGTCAATGGATAAAAAATAATCTAAACTGTGGAAAAGTCTTGTTGACTCATTCGTGCACGGCTGCACTAGAGATGTCTGCGCTCTTAGGGAATCTCAGCGAAGGCGACGAGGTCATAATGCCTTCATACACATTTGTATCAACTGCCAATGCATTTGTACTTAGGGGTATCAGACCTATATTTGTAGATATTCGACCGGACACTCTCAATATAGATGAAACAAAGATTGAAGCAGCTATCACTAGCAAAACAAAAGCTATAGTCGTAGTTCATTATGCTGGCGTTGCCTGTGAATTAGACGCAATCATCGCTATTGCCCAAAGGCATGAACTACTTCTAGTAGAAGATGCTGCACAGGCATTTCTTTCAAAGTATAAAGACGAATACCTCGGAACGTTTGGCAATCTTGCAACTTTTTCTTTCCATGAAACAAAGAATATAATTTCAGGAGAGGGTGGAGCGCTAATCATTAATGAAAAAGAACTCTTTGTAAGATCAGAGATTATTAGAGAGAAAGGTACAAACCGTAGTCAGTTTTTCAGGGGAGAGATTGACAAGTACAACTGGGTAGACCTCGGTTCATCCTTCTTGCCAGGCGAAATAGTGTCTGCTTTCTTATGGGGACAATTGAAGTCTGCATTTAAGATAACATCAACACGTATAGAGTACTGGAACGAGTATCACTTAGCGTTTTCGAGTTATGAGGCTAAAGGGATTCTTACTAGACCTTGGGTTCCCAGTCACTGCACCCACAATGCTCACATGTACTATTTGATTTTCGAGAAGCCAGATGTTAGGAGTTTTTTTATTAAAGAAATGAAGGATCGGGGTATTCATTGTGTCTTTCACTATGTCCCGCTTCATAACTCCCCGTTCGTGAAGGGGAAGTTCCCCGAAGTGCAATCCTTACCAGTGACTGAGAGGGTTAGCGATTGCTTAGTACGTTTGCCCATGTGGATCGGAATGGATCAGAGCCTTATCCTCAAACACGCGAAAGAAGTATTAAATTGCATTTAG
- a CDS encoding phosphoglucomutase/phosphomannomutase family protein produces the protein MASAPLPLEASPIAFGTDGWRGILGVDITVERLLPVAAASARELEASAPAGLTSREVVIGYDRRFLAPELAEAICSAVRGADLVPVLAEAPIPTPAASWAVVERQAIGALVITASHNPPEWLGLKIKGPFGGSVEGDFTQRVERRLQAGGISVPIQGETLRFDAMGTYLAGLKAKVNTQALSDRLERLGLQVIVDPMHGSAAGGLSRLLEGAAQSDHLREIRSNRDPLFGGNPPEPLAHYLQELIAEVRASTLAGRPAVGIVFDGDGDRIAAVDEQGRFCSTQLLMPLFIDHLARAKGLSGSVVKTVSGSDLMQLVAEDLGCTVLEKAVGFKYIAAEMLSSDVLVGGEESGGVGFGSHLPERDALYAALLLIEALVEGGKPLGVRVSELQERCGGAAAYDRLDLRLRDMATRQRLEQYLASTPPTEVAGAAVQEVITTDGVKLRLGPSHWLMLRFSGTEPLLRLYCEAPSEVRVAEVLSWARQLAEGI, from the coding sequence ATGGCTTCAGCGCCCCTGCCCTTGGAGGCCAGCCCAATCGCCTTCGGCACCGATGGCTGGCGCGGCATCCTCGGCGTGGACATCACTGTCGAGAGGTTGCTGCCGGTGGCGGCGGCTTCGGCTCGGGAACTGGAGGCTTCGGCCCCGGCCGGCCTGACCAGCCGCGAAGTCGTGATCGGCTACGACCGCCGTTTCCTCGCGCCCGAACTCGCCGAAGCGATCTGCAGCGCCGTCCGCGGAGCTGACCTGGTACCGGTGCTGGCGGAGGCGCCCATCCCCACCCCAGCCGCGAGCTGGGCCGTGGTGGAGCGGCAAGCCATTGGCGCACTGGTGATCACCGCGAGCCACAACCCGCCGGAGTGGCTGGGCCTCAAGATCAAAGGTCCATTCGGGGGATCGGTAGAAGGGGACTTCACCCAGCGCGTCGAGCGGCGCCTACAAGCCGGCGGCATCTCCGTTCCGATCCAGGGGGAGACCCTGCGCTTTGACGCCATGGGGACCTACCTGGCCGGCCTCAAAGCCAAGGTCAACACCCAGGCCCTGAGCGACCGTCTCGAGCGCCTCGGCCTGCAGGTGATCGTCGATCCCATGCACGGCTCCGCGGCCGGCGGCCTCAGCCGCCTGCTGGAGGGCGCCGCCCAAAGCGATCACCTGCGCGAAATCCGCTCGAACCGCGACCCCCTCTTCGGCGGCAATCCACCGGAACCCCTCGCCCACTATCTGCAGGAGCTGATCGCGGAGGTGCGCGCTTCGACCCTGGCCGGCCGGCCAGCGGTGGGCATCGTGTTTGACGGCGATGGCGATCGCATTGCTGCGGTGGATGAGCAGGGACGCTTCTGCAGCACCCAGCTGCTGATGCCGCTGTTCATCGATCACCTGGCCCGCGCCAAGGGGCTGAGCGGTTCGGTCGTCAAAACCGTCAGCGGCTCGGACCTGATGCAACTGGTGGCTGAGGACCTGGGCTGCACGGTGCTGGAGAAGGCGGTGGGCTTCAAATACATCGCCGCCGAAATGCTCAGCAGTGACGTACTGGTGGGCGGCGAAGAATCGGGCGGTGTGGGCTTCGGCAGCCACCTGCCGGAGCGCGATGCCCTCTACGCCGCGCTGCTGTTGATTGAAGCTCTCGTGGAGGGAGGCAAGCCCCTCGGCGTCCGGGTTAGCGAACTCCAGGAGCGCTGCGGTGGTGCCGCGGCCTACGACCGCTTGGACCTGCGCCTACGCGACATGGCCACCCGGCAACGGCTCGAGCAGTACCTGGCCAGCACGCCACCGACGGAAGTCGCCGGAGCCGCAGTGCAAGAGGTCATCACCACCGATGGCGTGAAACTGCGGCTGGGCCCAAGCCACTGGTTGATGCTGCGCTTTTCCGGCACCGAGCCCCTGCTGCGCCTCTACTGCGAGGCCCCAAGCGAGGTACGGGTGGCTGAAGTACTCAGCTGGGCCCGCCAGCTTGCCGAGGGAATCTGA
- the pyrE gene encoding orotate phosphoribosyltransferase: MTTTISLPATSTEQRQLLLELLATRAYRHGNFTLASGRTSSHYVNCKPVSLSGLGLALLSAQMLDLVEPGAVAVAGLTLGADPLVSGVAQAAALAGQALDALIVRKEAKGHGTGAWLEGPLPEPGSHITVLEDVVTTGGSSLKAVKQLREAGYVVERVVTIVDRQEGGLAAMQEAGLELRSLFQLDEVAAAHQA, encoded by the coding sequence GTGACGACAACCATTTCCCTGCCTGCCACCAGCACCGAACAGCGGCAGCTGCTGCTGGAGCTGCTCGCCACGCGGGCCTACCGCCACGGCAACTTCACCCTGGCCTCCGGGCGCACCAGCAGTCACTACGTCAACTGCAAGCCCGTCAGCCTCAGTGGACTGGGCCTAGCGCTGCTGTCCGCACAAATGCTGGACCTGGTGGAGCCTGGTGCGGTGGCCGTCGCTGGCCTCACCCTCGGCGCCGACCCCCTGGTCAGTGGCGTCGCCCAAGCCGCGGCCTTGGCCGGGCAGGCGCTGGATGCACTGATCGTCCGCAAGGAGGCCAAGGGTCACGGCACCGGCGCCTGGCTGGAGGGCCCCCTGCCCGAACCCGGCAGCCACATCACCGTGCTGGAGGACGTCGTCACCACCGGCGGGTCCTCACTGAAAGCCGTCAAGCAATTGCGGGAAGCGGGTTACGTGGTCGAGCGCGTCGTGACGATCGTCGACCGCCAGGAGGGCGGCCTGGCCGCCATGCAGGAGGCCGGCCTCGAGCTGCGCAGCCTGTTCCAACTCGATGAAGTCGCAGCGGCACATCAGGCATGA